DNA from Polaribacter sp. NJDZ03:
AATTGAGCAAACGTTCGATTTCCCACAAGAAGAATTTAAAACAGAAAACAACAAATTATTTTGGCACGGAATAAATTTAATGGAATTAATAGAGCAATATGGTTCTCCATTAAAATTTACTTATTTACCAAAAATTTCAGAAAATATCAATAAAGCAAAGGGTTGGTTTCAAAATAGTATTGAAAAACATAACTATAAAGGAAAATACTTTTATAGTTATTGTACAAAAAGCTCTCATTTTAAACACATTTTACATGAAGCTTTAAAAAATGATATCCATATAGAAACATCTTCTGCTTTTGATATAGATATTGTAAACAACCTTAAAAAAGAAGGAAAAATAAAAGACGATACGTATGTTATTTGCAACGGATTTAAACGTGACCAATACATTAAAAATATTGGAGGCTTAATTAACTCTGGTCATAAGAACGTAATACCTATTATAGATAATTACGAAGAAATTAATCTATTATTAGATGAAACTGATAAACAGATAAATGTAGGTATTAGAATTGCATCAGAAGAAGAGCCAAAATTTGAGTTTTATACTTCTAGATTAGGTATTGGATATAAAAATATTGTTGCTTTTTACGAGCGAGAAATCGCTACAAATACACAAGTAGATTTAAAAATGTTACATTTTTTTATCAATACAGGTATTAAAGACAATGCCTATTATTGGAATGAATTGATGAAATGTTTAAATGTGTACATCAACCTAAAAAAAATATGCCCTACGTTAGATTGTTTAAATATTGGTGGTGGTTTTCCTATTAAAAACTCATTGGCTTTTGATTATGACTATGAGTATATGATTGATGAAATTATCAATCAAATAAATGAAGTTTGTAAAGATGCAGGAGTAGATGTGCCAAATATTTTTACCGAATTTGGAAGCTTTACTGTTGGGGAATCTGGAGCTGCTATTTATCAAGTTTTATATCAGAAAAAACAAAATGACAGAGAGCGTTGGAACATGATAAACTCTTCATTTATAACAACTTTACCAGACGCATGGGCAATTAATAAGCGTTTTGTTATGTTGCCAATTAACAAATGGAACAAGCAGTATGAACGTGTTTTATTAGGTGGTTTAACCTGTGATAGTGATGATTATTACAATTCTGAGCAACATATAAACGGAATTTATTTACCTATTTACGAAAAAGATAATCCGCTGTATATTGGTTTCTTTAACACGGGTGCCTATCAAGAATCTATTGGAGGCTTTGGAGGGTTACAGCACTGTTTAATTCCACATCCAAAACATTTAATTTTAGATAGAGATGAAGATGGAAATTTAACTTCAGGAGTCTTTAAAGAACAACAAAAAAGTAGCGAATTATTATCAATTTTAGGGTATTAAAAAGAAAATTAAAATGAATTTAAATAAAACATATGCAGGAATTTCAGCAGAATTTGGAAACCTGTCAACTTCAAAAGTAGTAATTATTCCTGTTCCTTATGATGGAACGAGTACCTGGCAAAAAGGTGCAGATAAAGGTCCTCAAGCATTTTTAGATGCTTCAGAAAACATGGAATTGTATGACATTGAAACCGATTCTGAAGTATATAAACAAGGTGTTTATTTAGCAGATGCAGTTACAGAAAATTCTTCTCCAGAAGCAATGGTAGAAGAAGTACATCAAATTACTAAAAAATACATTAATAGAAATAAATTTGTTACCGTTTTTGGTGGTGAGCATTCTGTTTCTATTGGAACTATTAGAGCTTTTAATGAGTGTTTTAGCAGTTTAACAGTACTACATATAGATGCACATGCAGATTTAAGAAAAGAATATGATGGTTCTAAATGTAACCATGCTTGTGCAGTTTATGAAGCTAACCAAAATACAAATTTGGTGCAAGTTGGTATTAGAAGTATGGATATTTCTGAAAAAAGAGAAATGAATCTTGATAAAGTTTTCTTTGCACATGATATGGCTGTAAATGAGGATTGGGTAGAAGATGTAATCGATCAATTAACTGAAAATGTTTTTATTACGTTTGATTTAGACGCTTTAGACCCTTCTATTATGCCATCTACAGGAACTCCAGAACCAGGAGGATTGTTTTATTATGAAACCTTAGAATTTTTAAAACAGGTTTTTCAACAAAAGAATGTGGTAGGTTTTGATATGGTTGAGTTATGCCCTAACGAAAATGAAAAATCATCAGACTTTTTAGCTGCAAAATTATTTTACAAAATGTTAAGCTACAAATTTGCATCAAAAGATGATACGTATAATAATAGTGATGATGATACTGATACGAATCCGTTTAGTAAATTATCTAAATTTAAGGATGATGAAGATGATAACTTTTAATTTTATATAATGATTCAAACAATTGAAAATATAGAACTTCATTATCTAACTTTAACTGATTATAAACAGTTTAAAGAAGCAATGATTCAGGCATATTCAAGTATGCCAGGTTCTTATTGGAGTGAGAATCAGATTAAATCTTTAATAGAAAAGTTTCCAGAAGGACAGGTTGTAATTAAGATAAATGGAGATTTGGCTGGTTGTGCGCTTTCTCTTAGATTAGATTATGATAGTTTTGATGAACAGCACACGTATGAAGATATAACCGGAAATTATACTTTTGATACCCATGATGAAGATGGAGATATTTTATACGGAATAGATGTTTTTATAAAAAAGGAATACAGAGGATTACGTTTAGGTAGAAGGTTGTATGATTATAGAAAAGAACTTGCAGAAAAATTGAATTTAAGAGGAATTGCCTTTGGAGGTAGAATTCCGAATTATCATAAATATGCAGCTACTTTATCGCCTAAAGAATACATTGCGAAAGTAAAACGTAAAGAAATACATGATCCTGTTTTAAATTTTCAAATTTCAAATGATTTCCATCCTTCAAAAATTTTAAAAGGATATTTAGAAGGAGATGTAAATTCTGGTGAATTTGCAGTTTTATTAGAATGGGATAATATTTACTACGAGAAAAAGTCTAGAAAAGCGGCAACAAAGAAAAAAGTAGTTCGTTTAGGGTTGATTCAGTGGCAAATGCGTTTGTATAAAGATTTGGAAGAATTAATGCAACAAGCAGAATACTTTGTAGACGCTGTTGCTGCTTACAGATCGGATTTTGCATTGTTTCCAGAGTTTTTTAATGCGCCATTAATGGCGGATAATAATCACTTGCCAGAATCTGAGGCTATTAGAGAATTGGCGAAGTATACACCAAAAATTGTTCTGAAATTTTCTGAGTTAGCAATTTCATACAACATTAATATAATTACTGGTAGTATGCCAGAAATTAAGGATGGATTGTTGTATAATGTGGGGTATATATGTAAAAGAGACGGTTCTAAAGAACGTTATGAAAAACTACACGTTACTCCAGATGAAGCAAAAGTTTGGGGAATGCAAGGTGGTCATGAATTAAGAACTTTTGATACAGATTGTGGTAAAATTGGTGTTTTAATTTGTTATGATTCTGAGTTTCCAGAATTGAGTAGAATTTTAGCAGAAGAAGGCATGGACATTTTGTTTATCCCGTTTTTAACGGATACTCAAAACGGATATTCTAGAGTACGTCATTGTGCACAAGCTAGAGCTATAGAAAATGAATGTTATGTTGCTATTGCAGGTAGTGTTGGTAATTTACCGAAAGTAAATAACATGGATATACAGTATGCGCAATCTATGGTTTTTACACCTTGTGATTTTTCTTTTCCTGCAAACGGAATAAAAGCAGAAGCAACCACAAATACAGAAATGATTTTAATTGCTGATGTAGATTTAGATTTATTAAAGGATTTAAACCAGTTTGGTAGCGTACGTAATTTAAAAGATAGAAGAAAAGACATCTTTGAAGTTCGAAAACTTCCAAAAAAATAAATAATTAATTACATCTTTCGATGTGAACTACATTAGGTAATCGAAATGAGATTACTTCGTTCCTCGCAAAGACAAAAAAAATGAATAAATAAAATGAGCAAACCAATTACAAATTTTATAGAAAAATACTTTTTACACTTTAATGCAGCCGCTTTAGTAGATGCAGCAAAAGGGTACGAAGCACAACTAAATAAAGGGTCTAAAATGTTAGTTTCTTTAGCAGGAGCAATGAGTACTGCAGAACTAGGGAAGATTTTTGCAGAAATGATTCGCAAAGATAAAGTGCAAATTATTTCTTGTACAGGAGCAAACTTAGAAGAAGATGTAATGAATTTAGTAGCGCATTCTCACTATAAGCGTGTACCAAATTATAGGGATTTAACTCCGCAAGACGAGTGGGATTTATTAGAAAAAGGCTTAAACAGAGTTACTGATACTTGTATACCAGAAGAAGAAGCTTTTAGAAGAATTCAAGAACATATTGTAAAAATTTGGAAAGAAGCAGAAGCAAATGGTGAACGTTTTTTACCGCATGAATACATGTATAAATTATTATTGTCTGGTGTTTTAGAGCAATATTACGAGATAGACATTAAAGATTCTTGGATGTACGCAGCAGCAGAAAAAAACTTACCTATTATTTGTCCGGGTTGGGAAGATTCTACCATGGGTAATATTTTTGCTTCTTATGTTTTAAAAGGCGAATTGAAAGCGAGTACGGTAAAATCTGGAATTGAATACATGACTTTTCTTGCAGATTGGTACACAAATAATTCGGAAAACGGAATTGGATTCTTTCAAATAGGGGGAGGAATTGCTGGAGATTTTCCAATTTGCGTAGTACCAATGTTATACCAAGATATGGAAAGACCAGAAACGCCATTCTGGAGCTATTTCTGTCAGATTTCAGATTCTACAACAAGTTATGGTTCTTATTCTGGTGCAGTACCAAACGAAAAAATTACTTGGGGTAAATTAGATATTGATACGCCAAAGTTTATTATAGAAAGTGATGCAACGATTGTTGCTCCATTAATTTTTGCATATTTATTAGAAATGTAAATAAAATTGTCATTCCGAAATGAGCTTTTTTGCGATTGAGGAATCTTAACATGAGATTTCTCTTCTCTCATTCGAAATGACAAATAAAACATCAATATTATGAAAAGAGTAATCGTAGAATACGCAAAATTGACTACGGACATATTAGATATGTTGGTAGAAAAATATCCTGACGGATATGATTATGAGAATGTTATTTCTTTTAAAAATGCAAAAGGAGAAACCATAAAAGCAGTAGAAGTAAGGACTGATGATACTATTTATTTAGTGAAAATTAGCTCTAAACTAGAGCAAACTATGGAAGATTACGCAGAAGATGAAGATTCTTTTGATGAGGATGAAGACTTAGATGTAGATGATCTAGAAGACGAAATATAAGTAGTAAAAAAATCCTTTAAATAAATTAGAGGTAAAAAATGAGTAAATAGGAGTAGAAACCATTGTGTTTTTACTCCTATTTTTTTTGTTATTGATTAATAGTTGTTTAAGTGTTTTTATAATGGAAAAAATATGACTGAGTGATTTTTTCAATTTATAGGAGCTAATTACTCCAAAGACAACCTCTTTAGAAAAATTAATGAACTAATTTATTTTTTTTAATGATAAATAGGTAAGCAGATGTTGTTCAAATAACAGACTTAATTTGAAAAGTAAGATCCATACTCAAATATTTATTATTGAAAACGATTTATACTATTTTAGATGAAGTTGAGAACTCTCTATTTGATGTTTATTTTTAAATACTTCGTTCCAATGAACTATTAAGTTAGTTGTTTTAAAACTTTTATTAAGTACTCAATTTTTTATATTTTAGAAATTTATTCTATATTAAAAAAGGGTGTTTTAACCCAAATTATAAAAATTAATATTTTTGTTTTATATATTTTAAGGGAATAAAATATTTTGTATAGAAATTATCTCTTATTTACTATTTAATTAGATTTTGTTCATTTTTTGTATAATATGTATTTTTTTAATGTTGTTGTTTGTAAATATGTAAAACTATCTAAATAAAATCACTGAAAATTTAATGTTCAATTATATTTTTTATATTGAAGAACAGCACTTAATTAAACTTATTTTAAAAAGAGATTTTTTTGTTAATTAAACTTGTTCAGTAATCAAAAAGGTATAAATTAGCGGCGTATAAATGTAAATAATTAATCTACTGTTTATCTAATCAATTTTATATTGGTTTTAATAAACAATAGTAAATTTCTCCCTAAATTATTTTTTATATGTTATTTTATTTTTTTTAAGTACTAGCACCGTTGTCATTTTTTTTGTTTTAAATTTCTAAAATTTACTACTCTAAATGTGATTTTCGATGGCGAAGCCATAAAAGAAATATAATTACCTCCCCTCAAATTTTTACTATTAAACTTACTCCTTTTAAGGAGGTTTTTCGCTTACACAAAATTCCCCCAAAAATATTCACAACCATTGCTATTATAGTTAATGTAAAAACATATTAATAGGAGAAAAGAAAAATATTATAGTATGAATACAATCAAAAAAAGAAAAGAAGAATTACAATGGTTTGCTGTTTATACACGACCAAAAGCTGAAAAAAAGGTAGAAGAAAGATTATCTATTGCTGGCTTTGATACTTTTTTGCCAATGCAAACTGTTGTGAAACAGTGGAGTGATCGTAAAAAGAAAACACAAGTTCCTTTTATTAATTCTTATGTTTTTGTGAAATCGACTCAAAAAAATTTAGCCCAAGTTTATCCAACAGCAGGTGTTCTAACTATTTTAAAATATTTAGGAAACTATGCGGTAGTGAAAAATTATGAAATTGAAAATTTAAGAATTTTGTCTACCAATACTAATTTTTTAACCTCGGTATATAACAGACCAATTGGTTTAGCTAAAGGAACAAAAATAACAGTTTCTGAAGGAGCCTTTAAAGGTTTATATGGTAACTATTTATCTAATTCAGGTAAAGACAAAGTAATTATTGAAATGGAAGCCTTAGGGAGTTATGTTGAAGTAACATTACCTATAAATAGTCTTCAAAAAGTATAATATTTTGATTTTAAAAGACTGCTTCAAAAAAACATATTTATTAATTAATAAAAACATATTGCTATGAGTTTAATTAAAAAAGTTTTAAGAGTTGCATTAGTAGCAACGGTAGGTATGGTGTTAATTGCTGTTGTGAATTTTATAATGTTTCCATAATAAGAAACTATTTTATTGAGAGTAATTCTAGAGTTTTATAACTGCTACTGATTCTTTTATATAGAAACTATTCAGAGCTAAAAACTTATAGGCTAAAAGTCATTTGTAAAAAGGATTTTAATGGGTTTATGAATGGTCTTTTTTTCTAATTCTTTTATCAGAAAATTAAATAGTTTTTTTAAATAATTCAGTTTTAAGAGATCATGATTCTATTAATAATATTGAGTTAGAGTCTTCAATACAGTGAAGAAGTTAATATTCTAAAAATAGGATATAAAGTTAAATGACAAGTTTAAAGAAAAAAAGTTTAACAGGTCTTGTTTGGGATTTTGTAGGTAAGTTAGGATTGCAGGGAGTTGGTTTTTTTGTTTCCATAATTTTAGCTAGAATTCTATTACCAGAAGATTTTGGTTTATTGGCCATCATTACCGTTTTTATAAATTTAGCAAATGTCTTTTTAGATTTTGGCTTTAGTACTGCTTTGGTTCAGCGTACTAATGTAACTAATGAACATTACGCTTCTGTTTTTTTTATGAATGTAATTATGGGAGTCCTTTTAGGAGGACTAGTATTTTTTACAGCTCCATTGGTTGCTAATTTTTATGAGAAAGAAGTACTAACAAATCTTATTAGAGTGATGTCTTTTAGTTTTGTCATAAATTCATTTGGTAATGTAACCAGAGCACATTTAAGGCGGATCATGAATTTTAAGATCATATCTGTATCCAACATTATATCTGCTTTTATTAGTGGTTTTATAGCTGTATATATGGCATATAATGGTTATGGAATATGGAGTTTGATTAGCCAGATATTAATTTCAGAAATACTTAACAATATATTAATTTTTGTACTAAGTAAGTTTCGTTTTAAATTAGTTTTTAGTATTACGGCAGTAAAAGAATTATGGGGGTTTGGATCAAAAATTTTTTTAACAGGTGTTTTAGATACTATTTTTATAAATTTAGATTCGTTAATAATTGGAAAAATATTAAACCCAGCTACTTTAGGATATTACTATAGATCAAAATCTTTAGAAAACTTTTCATTTAGATATACAGCTTCTACTTTATCTAACATTCTATTACCTAGTTTAAGTACTATTAATAACGAACCAATTGTATATAAGAAGACTGTTTTAAAACTTTTTAAGATAATCTCTTTTGTATCTTTTCTTGCTTGTGGGGTGTTTTTAGTAGGAGCTCATGAAATTATATTATTGTTATTTTCTAAAAAATGGGAACCCTCAGTTCGTATATTTCAAATAATTATATTTGGTGCTTTTGCTCCACAAATTTTTAATTTATTTTATAATATATTATTAAGTAAAGGGTTATCTGGTTTGTACTTAAAAATTAATATTTTTAATAAGGTATTATTTTTTGCAAATTTTATTTTATTATTTTATGCTAACTTAAATAGTTACTTAATAGGCTTTGTTTGTGCTCAAATTATTGTTTTTGTTACAGGATTAATCGTGATTTCAGAAAAATTAAACTTTAAAAATGAGTTGTATTATATTTCAATTAAAAATATGGTTATCTATCTAATTTCAATATTAATTGTTTTTACATTAAAGCAATATGTTTACTTAGAAATCTTATATATGGATCTTTTAATAGCATCAATTACTTTTTTAATTGTGTTTTTGACTTTCTATTTTGTGTTCATGAAAAATGATTTAATTTTAATGGTTAAAGAAATTAAAGAAGTTTTAAATATAAAAAATGGTTAAAAATAAAATCAGTTTAAAGCATTATCTTGAAGAAGATGCTAAAGCGAATGATATAATTTCTGTGACTAATTACGAACAGTTTTTAACAATTTTTACACCTAATTTGTTATGGATGTTTATTAGATATTTAAGACATTATGAATATTATTTGAATGCAAATAAAAAAGATATAGTATCTAGATTAAAGCGAAAGTATTATCTAGTTAAATATAAAAATTTAGGCTATAAATTAGGTTTTTCAATACCACCAAATGTTTTTGGGCCTGGTCTTAGAATACCACATTACGGAACAATTGTAGTGCATCCTTTTGCAAAAGTAGGAGCAAATTGCGTATTACAAGCTGGTGTTAATATAGGAATTAGCAATAATGGAGTTCCAACTATTGGTAGTAATGTTTACATTGGCCCTGGTGCAAAGTTATTTGGTAATATAGAAATTGGTAATGAAGTTGCCATTGGTGCAAATACAGTTGTTACAAAATCTTTTCCTCAATCTAATATAACTATTGTAGGTATTCCTGCAAAAATAATAAAGTATACAAAGGCAGATGAAAGATGATAAACCTTTAAAGATTTTAATAGTATCATCGGCTAATTTTTTCTCTAATTATGGTGGAGGTCAGGTTTATGTAAAGAACATCGTAAACCAAATGATAGCGCAAGGTGTAGATGTTAGTATTGCAACACCAGAAATTTCCGGAACAAAGTTATCTCACTATAAAGAAAAACCTGTTTATACATTTACGAACAAAATGTTAGAGGGGAATTTATTAGAATTAAGAAATTTTATAAAAGAGATTAATCCATCAATAGTACATCTTCATGGTTTTAAAGCTCCCTTTTCATTTGCTTGTAAATCACTAGAGATACCTTGTATTGTTACGGCACATCATGGTGGTTTAGTTTGTCCGGCAGGGGCATTATTAAACTCTAAAGATAAAATTTGTACGGTAGCAGCATCAGAGAGCAACTGTTTACCTTGTGTATTAAGAAATGTAAAAGGAGGAACTTGTACTTTACCAATACAAAAATTGATTCCATTTAATCTTAGGTTAGCAATTGGTAAAGCATTTCTTAAAATTCCTTTTATTTATTATGTTACACCTATTGTTACAACCACACTTTCTATTGAGAATAAAAAAAGGGAATGGAAAAATATTTATAATAATGCAAGTTTATTAATAGCACCATCAATAGCTATTAAAAAAGCAATGGTACTCAACGGCGCACCAGTAAGTAGTATAAAAGTTATTCCGCATGGAATACCTTCTATAAAAGTAAATAAAATTACTGAGGTAAAGAAAGACATAGAAGTTTTAAAAGAAAAGAAACCCGTAAAGTTTTTTTATGTAGGAAGAATTTGCAGAGAAAAAGGCGTACATGTTATGTTGAAAGCTTTTAATAATTTAACCTTGCCTGCAGAAATTCATGTTATAGGAGGTACAGGTAATCATGTGGAAGAAAGTTATAGTAAATATTTGAAAAAAACATATAAAAACGAAAATATTATCTGGCATGGTAAAGTACTTCCAGAAGAAGTAAATGAAAAAATAAAAATGTTTGATGTTATGATACATCCTGCTTTCTTTTTAGAAGTATTTGGACTTACCATTGCTGAATCTTTACAAATGGGTAAACCAGTAATAGCAACAAAATGTGGTGGAGCAGAAATGCAAATTACTCATAATGAAAATGGTTTATTAATAGCTCCTAATAATGTTAATGAATTAAAGAAAGCAATAATAGAGATCATAGAATCGCCTAATTTATTACTTAAGTTAAAAGAAAAGACAACTTTAAATGTAAACTTAATAGATAATCACGTATTAGATTTGATGAAAGTTTATAGAGGTTTTGTATAAGCAACTTACAAGAGCATTTATTACTTTGATTTTAAAAATTAGACTATTTCTTAAGTATCATTTGTTTATTATTTATAGGTAATTATGAAAAAAATATTATTGGATATTAATTCGGTAGTTCCTTATTTATTAACAGGTAAAACTACAGGAGTTGGTAGAACAACTTTAGAGTTAATAGATTCATTTTCTAAAATAGAAGAAAATTTGCCTTTTGAGATTATTTTGTATTCTCAAAACATGAAAGGTATTGGTGCAAAAGAGTTTATTGATGATTTTAAAACGAAGCATTTATACCTGCCACATAGAGAAACTATCAATAAAATAATTGAAAAACTACCAATAAAAGAAAGCTTTGCTAAATATGATTTAATGCATGTTCCTCATAATTTTGCTCGTATTTATAAACCTAA
Protein-coding regions in this window:
- a CDS encoding arginine decarboxylase, giving the protein MNTKYIDLIEQTFDFPQEEFKTENNKLFWHGINLMELIEQYGSPLKFTYLPKISENINKAKGWFQNSIEKHNYKGKYFYSYCTKSSHFKHILHEALKNDIHIETSSAFDIDIVNNLKKEGKIKDDTYVICNGFKRDQYIKNIGGLINSGHKNVIPIIDNYEEINLLLDETDKQINVGIRIASEEEPKFEFYTSRLGIGYKNIVAFYEREIATNTQVDLKMLHFFINTGIKDNAYYWNELMKCLNVYINLKKICPTLDCLNIGGGFPIKNSLAFDYDYEYMIDEIINQINEVCKDAGVDVPNIFTEFGSFTVGESGAAIYQVLYQKKQNDRERWNMINSSFITTLPDAWAINKRFVMLPINKWNKQYERVLLGGLTCDSDDYYNSEQHINGIYLPIYEKDNPLYIGFFNTGAYQESIGGFGGLQHCLIPHPKHLILDRDEDGNLTSGVFKEQQKSSELLSILGY
- the speB gene encoding agmatinase, whose protein sequence is MNLNKTYAGISAEFGNLSTSKVVIIPVPYDGTSTWQKGADKGPQAFLDASENMELYDIETDSEVYKQGVYLADAVTENSSPEAMVEEVHQITKKYINRNKFVTVFGGEHSVSIGTIRAFNECFSSLTVLHIDAHADLRKEYDGSKCNHACAVYEANQNTNLVQVGIRSMDISEKREMNLDKVFFAHDMAVNEDWVEDVIDQLTENVFITFDLDALDPSIMPSTGTPEPGGLFYYETLEFLKQVFQQKNVVGFDMVELCPNENEKSSDFLAAKLFYKMLSYKFASKDDTYNNSDDDTDTNPFSKLSKFKDDEDDNF
- a CDS encoding carbon-nitrogen hydrolase family protein, which produces MIQTIENIELHYLTLTDYKQFKEAMIQAYSSMPGSYWSENQIKSLIEKFPEGQVVIKINGDLAGCALSLRLDYDSFDEQHTYEDITGNYTFDTHDEDGDILYGIDVFIKKEYRGLRLGRRLYDYRKELAEKLNLRGIAFGGRIPNYHKYAATLSPKEYIAKVKRKEIHDPVLNFQISNDFHPSKILKGYLEGDVNSGEFAVLLEWDNIYYEKKSRKAATKKKVVRLGLIQWQMRLYKDLEELMQQAEYFVDAVAAYRSDFALFPEFFNAPLMADNNHLPESEAIRELAKYTPKIVLKFSELAISYNINIITGSMPEIKDGLLYNVGYICKRDGSKERYEKLHVTPDEAKVWGMQGGHELRTFDTDCGKIGVLICYDSEFPELSRILAEEGMDILFIPFLTDTQNGYSRVRHCAQARAIENECYVAIAGSVGNLPKVNNMDIQYAQSMVFTPCDFSFPANGIKAEATTNTEMILIADVDLDLLKDLNQFGSVRNLKDRRKDIFEVRKLPKK
- a CDS encoding deoxyhypusine synthase family protein; protein product: MSKPITNFIEKYFLHFNAAALVDAAKGYEAQLNKGSKMLVSLAGAMSTAELGKIFAEMIRKDKVQIISCTGANLEEDVMNLVAHSHYKRVPNYRDLTPQDEWDLLEKGLNRVTDTCIPEEEAFRRIQEHIVKIWKEAEANGERFLPHEYMYKLLLSGVLEQYYEIDIKDSWMYAAAEKNLPIICPGWEDSTMGNIFASYVLKGELKASTVKSGIEYMTFLADWYTNNSENGIGFFQIGGGIAGDFPICVVPMLYQDMERPETPFWSYFCQISDSTTSYGSYSGAVPNEKITWGKLDIDTPKFIIESDATIVAPLIFAYLLEM
- a CDS encoding UpxY family transcription antiterminator, which produces MNTIKKRKEELQWFAVYTRPKAEKKVEERLSIAGFDTFLPMQTVVKQWSDRKKKTQVPFINSYVFVKSTQKNLAQVYPTAGVLTILKYLGNYAVVKNYEIENLRILSTNTNFLTSVYNRPIGLAKGTKITVSEGAFKGLYGNYLSNSGKDKVIIEMEALGSYVEVTLPINSLQKV
- a CDS encoding lipopolysaccharide biosynthesis protein, whose translation is MTSLKKKSLTGLVWDFVGKLGLQGVGFFVSIILARILLPEDFGLLAIITVFINLANVFLDFGFSTALVQRTNVTNEHYASVFFMNVIMGVLLGGLVFFTAPLVANFYEKEVLTNLIRVMSFSFVINSFGNVTRAHLRRIMNFKIISVSNIISAFISGFIAVYMAYNGYGIWSLISQILISEILNNILIFVLSKFRFKLVFSITAVKELWGFGSKIFLTGVLDTIFINLDSLIIGKILNPATLGYYYRSKSLENFSFRYTASTLSNILLPSLSTINNEPIVYKKTVLKLFKIISFVSFLACGVFLVGAHEIILLLFSKKWEPSVRIFQIIIFGAFAPQIFNLFYNILLSKGLSGLYLKINIFNKVLFFANFILLFYANLNSYLIGFVCAQIIVFVTGLIVISEKLNFKNELYYISIKNMVIYLISILIVFTLKQYVYLEILYMDLLIASITFLIVFLTFYFVFMKNDLILMVKEIKEVLNIKNG
- a CDS encoding serine O-acetyltransferase; its protein translation is MVKNKISLKHYLEEDAKANDIISVTNYEQFLTIFTPNLLWMFIRYLRHYEYYLNANKKDIVSRLKRKYYLVKYKNLGYKLGFSIPPNVFGPGLRIPHYGTIVVHPFAKVGANCVLQAGVNIGISNNGVPTIGSNVYIGPGAKLFGNIEIGNEVAIGANTVVTKSFPQSNITIVGIPAKIIKYTKADER
- a CDS encoding glycosyltransferase family 4 protein; protein product: MKDDKPLKILIVSSANFFSNYGGGQVYVKNIVNQMIAQGVDVSIATPEISGTKLSHYKEKPVYTFTNKMLEGNLLELRNFIKEINPSIVHLHGFKAPFSFACKSLEIPCIVTAHHGGLVCPAGALLNSKDKICTVAASESNCLPCVLRNVKGGTCTLPIQKLIPFNLRLAIGKAFLKIPFIYYVTPIVTTTLSIENKKREWKNIYNNASLLIAPSIAIKKAMVLNGAPVSSIKVIPHGIPSIKVNKITEVKKDIEVLKEKKPVKFFYVGRICREKGVHVMLKAFNNLTLPAEIHVIGGTGNHVEESYSKYLKKTYKNENIIWHGKVLPEEVNEKIKMFDVMIHPAFFLEVFGLTIAESLQMGKPVIATKCGGAEMQITHNENGLLIAPNNVNELKKAIIEIIESPNLLLKLKEKTTLNVNLIDNHVLDLMKVYRGFV